The DNA segment ACTCGACCCGCTCGAAGGCCTCGCGCGAGCGCCGCAGCGAGATCTCCGCGCCGGCGCCGCCGTCGGTGTAGTCGAAGACGGCGCGCGGCACCGTCCGGCGGGCCAGCTCGCGCAGGTCACCGATCGTCGCCGCCCGCGCCAGCCGGCGGTCGGTGGCGTCGCCCGGCACCCGGCGGGGCCGGACCAGCTCGGAGAACTCCGACCAGCGAGGGACCCGGCGCTCGACCACGCCCCGACCCTGCCCCAGTCAGTACTGCTCGTCCAGGTAGAGCAGCGCGTAGGCGGCCAGCCAGTGCTCGACCATGTAGTCGCTGCCGCTGACATGGGGCAGCGCCGCCGCGGCGTGCTCGCCGGCGGCGGCCAGCAGCCGGTCGGCGGAGGCCGGCAGCGCCCGGGCCAGCCGGCGCAGGCACCAGGCCCGCGACAGGTTCAGCCCGTGCAGGTGGGCGGTCTGCCCGTCGCTGACGTCGGCGACCACCGCCGGGGTGAACCGCGGGTCCGGCAGGAACCGGGTCAGCCAGGGTCCGGGGTCGGGCAGCACCGCCGTCATCAGCACCGCCTCGACCAGCGACGGGGAGAGGAAGTCCGAGCCCGACGGCTCCCAGCGCACCGGCGCGTCGACGTCCCCGCCGAACCAGCGCAGCGCGGCGTCGGTGAGCACGTCGGCGCTGCCCGCCCGGCGGGCAGCCGGTAGGGCCATCAGCAGGCCGAAGGCGCTGTTGGGGTGCAGCCCGGAGCGCACCGGGTAGGTGGCCGCGGGCAGCCAGCGGGCGAACGCGCCGAGGAAGTGGTCGGCCAGCGGCTGGAGCACGGCGGCCCACCGGCGGACGTCGTCCGGGGCGTCCGGCGCCGCGGCCCAGGAGGCCGCCTCCTCGACCAGGGTCAGCGCCCACGCCCAGCCGTAGGGCCGCTCCCAGCCCGGCTGCGCGACGGCGAAGGCCACCTCCGCCGCGATCGCCTCGGGGGTCCAGTGCTCGTCCAGCACCGCCCGGACCGCCGCGGCGGGCACCGCGGCGGGGGCCACTCGCAGCAGCCGGAGCAGCACCCAGTGCATCTCCACCGCGGAGTGCCAGTCGTAGCTGCCGTAGAACGCCGGGTGCCGGTCCCGCGGCCGCACCGGGGCGTCCCCCGGCCCGGTGTAGTGCACGTACAACCCGTTGGGGAACTCCTCGCGCACCGTCCGCAGCGCGGTGGCGGCGAGCTCCGGCGCGGCGGCGAGCAGTTCCGGGGTCACGGCAGCCGGGTGGCCTGCACGGTCAGCGGCTCGGCGTGCGGGGCGCGCCCGTTGGACGACGCCTGACCGGCCGGCAGCGCGGCGACCGCGGAGCTGTTCTGCGGGGTCGGCAACCACCGCCCCCACCAGCGCAGCACGTGCTCCAGCCGGGCCTGCCGGTGCTTCGGCCGGCCGGAGCGGGACAGCTCGTGGCCCTCCCCCGGGAACAGCAGCAGCTCGGTCGGGACGCCGCGGCGCTTGAGCTCGACGAACAGCCGGGTGCCCTGCTCCAGCGGGCAGCGCCAGTCCTCCTCCGAGTGGATCACCATCGTCGGCGTGGTGATCCGGTGCGCCGAGGCCATCGGCGACTGGGCGGCGACCCGCTCCGGGTCGGTGCCCACGTACTCGTCGGGGAAGAAGAACCCGATGTCGGAGGAGCCGACGAAGCTCACCGGGTCGTTGAAGGCCCGCTCGCTGATCGCGGCGACGAACCGGTCGGTGCGGCCGACCAGCAGCGTCGTCATGAACCCGCCGTAGGAGCCGCCCATGATGCCGACCCGGGAGGAGTCCAGGGTCGGGTCCTCGAGCGCGGCGTCCAGGAACGCGACGACGTCGTCCGCGTCGAGCTCGCCCATGTGCTCCTTGATGACCCGCCCGTGCGCCTCGCCGTAGCCGGAGGAGCCGCGCGGGTTGCACTGCAGCACCGCGTACCCGGCCTCGACGTAGGCCTGGGTCTCGTCGAACAGCGTCCAGCCGTACTGGGCGAACGGGCCGCCGTGCACGGTGAGCAGCACCGGGTGCGGCCCCGGGCCCGGCGGGGTGGTGACCCAGCCGTGCACCGGGTAGCCGTCGGGTGCGGTCGCCGTCGTCTCGCGCATCCGGTGCAGCCGGCCGGTGGCCTGCAGCGGGGCGCCGAACCCGGTGATCAGCCGGCGCCGGCCCGGGGTGACGGCGATCAGCTCGCCGGCGGACCGGTCGTGCGCCACGGTGGCGACGACGACGCCGCCGCCCACCGCGATCCCGCGCACGGTGTAGTGCCCGTCGACCAGCGCCTCGGGCGCACCGCCGGACAACGGGACCCGCAGCAGCTCGACCGCGCCGCGGCGCTGGACGCCGAAGAACGCCGCCCCGCCCGCGACCACCGTCGCCGGGGTCTCGTCGCCGCGGTCGTGCTCCTCGGGGTCCAGCAGCGGCTCGACCTCCCCGCCGGCGGCGGGCACCCGGCACAGCGTGGTGTTCCGGCCGACGAAGTCCCGACCCAGCGGGCCGAGGTCGGGCTGCGCGGTGAGGTAGATGGTGCTGCCGTCGGGGTCGTCGGGGTCGTAGGCCGGGTGGGCGACCGCCGACCGGGACGCGGTCACCTTCCGCAGCCCGGTGCCGTCCGGGCGCACGGTGTAGACGTCGCTGACCCGGTCGGTGTCCGCGCCCTCGTGCCGGGCGGAGACGAAGGCCAGCTCGGCGCCGCTCGGGCTCCAGGTGACGTCGGTGTCGTCGACGTCCCCGCCGGTGACCTGGAACGGTGTCGGCGGCGCGACGCCGTCGTCCTCGGTCTCGGCCGGCAGGTCCACCACGAAGACGTGGCTGCGCCGGTCGTTGGTGAAGCCGACCCCGTCGGCGCGGTACGTCAGCGTGGTGATCAGCCGCGGCGCCTCGGCCGCGGGCGGCACGTCCTCGTCGGTGCCGTAGCGCCCGGCCTCGGGGACCCGCGCGGTGTAGGCCAGCCGGCGGGAGTCCGGCGACCAGACCGGCGTCCCGGCGCCCAGGTGGTGGTCGGTGAGCGCACGCGCCACTCCCCCGGCCGTCGCCAGCACGTGCAGCTGCGGCTTGCCCTTCGGCTCGGCCGAGAGGTAGGCCAGCCAGCGTCCGTCCGGCGAGTACACCGGCTCGGTGTCGCGGTGCCCGTGGGTCAGCGGGCGGGCCGGCTCCGACCCGTCCGTGGGCACGGTCCACAGCTGGCTGCGGTACTCGTCGGCGTCCAGGTCCAGCCGGGTGACGGCGACGACGGCGGTCGCGCCGTCGGGGGACACCGTCGGCACACCCGGGACGCGCAGCAGGGAGAGGTCGGTCGGCCGCATGACCGGCACGCTAGCCCAGAGATGATGAGCACCGCTAACGGTGAGGCCCTAGGGTGCCGCACATGACGCGACGCGTGTTCTCCGGCGGCAGGGTCCTCGACGGCACGGGCGCCCCGGCCGCACCGGCCGACGTGCTGGTCGAGGACGGCCGGATCGTCGACGTCGGCCCCGGGCTGGACGGCGACGAGGTCGTCGACTGCACCGGTGCGACCGTGCTGCCCGGCCTCTTCGACTGCCACGTGCACGTGATGATGAGCGGCGTCGACACCCTGCGGCAGCTGCAGACGCCGTTCGGCTACGGCTACTACGAGGCGCTGCACAACCTGCGGCGCACCCTGGCGCAGGGCATCACCTCGGTCCGCGACGCCGGCGGTGCCGACCTGGGCGTCGCCGAGGCGGTGCGCAGCGGGTTGATCGCCGGCCCGCGGATGCAGATCGCGATCAGCATGCTGTCCCAGACCGGCGGCCACGGCGACGGCTGGCACGTCTGCGGCGCCGACCTGCCGATCTTCGCCCCGCACCCCGGTCGGCCGGCGACCGTCGTCGACGGCCCCGACGAGATGCGGCGCACCGTCCGCCAGCTGCTCCGGGCCGGCGCCGACGTGATCAAGGTGGCCACCAGCGGCGGCGTCCTCTCCGCCCGGGACGACCCGCGGCACCCGCACTTCCGCGCCGCCGAGCTCGACGTCCTGGTCGAGGAGGCCGAGGCGGCCGGCGTGCACGTCATGTCCCACGCCCAGGGTGCCGGCGGGATCAAGGCCGCGGTGCGCGCCGGGATCCGGTCGATCGAGCACGGCATCTTCCTCGACGACGAGGCGATCGAGCTGATGCTGCAGCGCGGCACCTGGCTCGTGCCGACCCTGGCCGCACCCCGCGCGGTGCTGGCCGCGGTGGCCGCCGGCGCCTCGCTGCCGCAGTCGGTGATCGACAAGGCGCGCAACGTGCAGGCGGCCCACGACGAGTCGGTCGGCCGGGCGATCGCGGCGGGCGTGAAGGTCGCCATGGGCACCGACAGCGGTGTCGGGCCGCACGGGGACAACCTCGTCGAGCTGGGCCTGATGGCCGACTGCGGGATGCGCCCGGAGCAGGCCTGGCACGCCACCACCCTGTCGGCGGCGGAGCTGCTCGGGGTGGCCGATCAGCTGGGCAGCCTCGAGCCCGGCAAGCGGGCCGACGTCGTCGTCCTCGAGGGCGACGCCACCGACCTCACCGGCCTGTCCGGCCGGGTCCGCGAGGTGTGGCGGGACGGCGAGCTGGTGGCCACCGGCGGCGCGACGGTCGAGGCGGGCACCGTCCCGCCGCGCTGAGCCGACCGGTCAGGCGGCCGAGGTGGCGGGGTCCTCGGCCTGGGCCGGGTCCTGGCCCCGGCTGAGGAACCGCGCGTACAGGACGGCGGCCAGCACCGCACCGAGCACCGGACCCAGGACGTAGGCCCACGCGCCGTCGAACTCCCCGGCGACGATCATCGGGCCGAGGGCGCGGGCCGGGTTCACCGCGCCGCCGGACAGCGGACCGGCCACCAGCACGCAGACGGCCAGGGTGAACCCGACGGCCAGACCGGCAGCGCCCTTCGCCACCCGGCTGTCGGTCGCCACCGAGACGATGACCAGCACCAGGAAGAAGGTCACCACCGCCTCGATGACGAACACGGTCAGCGTGCTGACCCCGCCACCGGGCAGGGTCGCGGCCAGCGAGGCCTGGTCCCGCGCGGCGTCCCCGTAGGTGAGCCACACGGTGAGGCTGGCCAGCACGGCGCCGCCGAGCTGGGCCAGCAGGTAGGCCGGCACGTACCGCCACGGGAAGGCGCCGGTGGCCGCCAGCGCCACGGTGACCGCGGGGTTGAGGTGCGCGCCGGACACGTGGCCGAGCGCGTTGACCAGCGCCACCAGGGCCAGGCCGAAGGCGAGCGCGATGGCCAGCGAGTCGGCTGTCCCGCCCGCGATCGGCTGGTCGAGCAGTGCCGCGACGGCGACCGAGGTGCCGGCGAGGACGAGCAGGTAGGTGCCGATCAGCTCGGCGACGGCGACGCGCGGGACGTTCTGGGTGGTGCTGCTGCCGTAGAGGCCGGACATCGAGTGGTTCTCTTCTCCCCGTCGAACGGCCGCCGGTGCTGAGCAGCCCCCACCAGTCTCAGCGACCTGCGGTGAGCCCGCTGGCCGAGCGGAGGACGCCCGCGTCAGGTACGGCGGGGTTCGTCGGCCTCGGTGGCCGCGGCCGTGCGCCCGCTGTCGTCGGTCTGCACCTGCTGCTCACCGCCCGCCACCTGCGGCCGCTCGTCGTCGTCCGGCGTCTGCCCGCGGGTCTTGAGCAGGCTGGCGACCGTGGCGACGACCAGGACGCCGAGGATGACGCTGAGCGAGAGCCAGATCGGGATCTCCGGCACCGCCTCGATCGGCTCGCCGCCGTTGATGAACGGCAGCTCGTTGGTGTGCAGCGCCTCCATGATCAGCTTCACGCCGATGAAGGCCAGGATCACCGCGAGGCCGATCGAGAGGTAGACCAGCCGCTTGAGCAGCCCACCGAGCAGGAAGTAGAGCTGGCGCAGGCCCATCAGCGCGAAGATGTTCGCGGTGAAGACGATGAACGGCTCCTTGGTGAGGCCGAAGATCGCCGGGATGCTGTCCAGCGCGAAGAGCAGGTCGGTGGTGCCGAGCGCGAGGAACACCACGATCATCGGCGTCCAGTACTTCTTGCCGCCCTCGGTGACCCGGATCTTGCTCTCGTGGAAGTCCTTGGTGATCGGCAGGACCTTGCGCATCCGCCGGATGAGCGCGTTCTCCTCGTAGTCCTCGTCCTCGTCGCGGTTCCGGACCAGGTTGATCGCGGTGTACACGAGGAAGGCGCCGAAGATGTAGAAGACCCAGGTGAAGCGCTCGATCACCGCGGCGCCCAGCAGGATGAAGACCCCGCGCAGCACCAGCGCGATGATGATCCCGACCATCAGGACCTCTTGCTGCAGCTTCCGGGGCACCTGGAAGCGGGCCATGATGATCACGAACACGAAGAGGTTGTCGACCGACAGCGAGTACTCGGTCAGCCAGCCGGCGTAGAACTCGGTCGCGAACTGGCCGTTGGTCACCGCCAGCACGACCACCCCGAAGGCGAGCGCCAGGGCGACGTAGAAGACGACCCAGGCGGTCGCCTCCTTCACCGACGGCTCGTGCGGACGACGGACGACGAGGGCGAGATCGGCGAGCAGGAGGACCGTGAGCCCCACGAACGTCGCGACCTCGAACCAGACGGGGAGCTCCACGGGACCCGACTCTACGGGTCACCTCCCGGGTGTACCGGCCAACGATCTCGCGCCCCCGGCACGGCCCGGCAGAGCTCCGGCTGTGCGCTGGTCCAACCCCTGCTGAGCGGCTGCTCAGCCGCCTGCGGGCTGCTCCACCGACTCGGGGGTCGGCGCCGCGAGCGCCCTCCCGAGGGTGCGGACCGTGCCGCGCAGCCGCTGCGCCTCGGCGTCCCCCACCTGCTGCAGGAGGGCGCCCAGCACGCGGATCTGCAGCCCTTCGGCCTGGTCCAGCACCACCCGGCCGGCCTCGGTCAGGTGCACCAGGGAGGCCTCCCCCGCACCGGCCGGGGACGCCGGGTGCCGGTGCCGGCCGAGGAGGCCGCGGCGCACCAGCTGGTCCACGGTCGCCGGCCCGGCCTCGTCGACCTGACCGGTCCGCCGGGCGACGGCGCGGGGGTGCTCGGCACCCTCCGCGACCGCGGCCAGCGCCTGCAGCTCGCCGGGCCGGACGCCGGAGACGTCGTCCAGCCGGCGGGCCAGCCCGTCGACCACCCGGCCGAGCACGGTGAGGTCGTCGAGCAGGCCGAGCACGTCGGTCAGCCCGTCGACCGGGTGGACCGGGGACCGCTCGGCGACCTCGGCGCGGGCCGCGAGCAACGCCACGCCGGTCACCTGCCGGCCGCCGGGCGGACCTGCTCGTCGACCGGGTCGGCGTCGTCGTCCGTGCCGGTGTAGGTGTCCGAGTTCGTGCCCGTGCCGGCAGCCGTGCCGGCCTCCACCGGGCGGGCGGCGTCCCGGGCCTGACGGCGCTCGCGCACCTTCCGGTCGTGCCGGAGGCTGGTCAGCGTCGTCACCACCAGGGTCACCAGGATGACCGCCAGCGACAGCCAGGTCGGGATCTCCGGGATGACGGTGATGTGCTCGCCGCCGTTGACCCAGGACAGCTCGTTGGTGTGCAGCGCGTGGATGACGAGCTTGGCGCCGATGAAGGCGAGGATCACCGCGAGGCCGTAGGCGAGGTAGACCAGCCGGTCGAGCAGCCCGTCGATGAGGAAGAACAGCTGCCGGAGACCCAGCAGGGAGAACGCGTTGGCGGCGAAGACCAGGTAGGTGTCCTGGGTGAGGCCGAAGATCGCCGGGATCGAGTCGACGGCGAAGATGATGTCGGCGGTGCCGATGGCGATCAGCGCGATGGCCAGCGGGGTGATGTACCGCTTGCCCTGCAGCTTCACCGTCATCTTGTCGTCGTGGTGCTCCTCGGTCGTCGGGACGACCTTGCGCACCAGCCGCAGGACGGCGTTCTCCTGGTACTCCTCCTCGCCGCCGTGGCCACCGCTGCGGGCCTGCACCCAGGCGGTGTAGATGAGGATGGCGCCGAAGAGGTAGAAGACCCAGCTGAAGTTCTCGATGGCCGCGGCGCCGACCAGGATGAAGATCGTGCGCAGCACCAGGGCGAAGGTGATGCCGAAGAGCAGCACCTTCTGCTGGGCGATCCTCGGCACGCCGAAGCTGGCCATGATGAGGACGAAGACGAAGAGGTTGTCCACCGAGAGGCTCTTCTCGGTGATGTAGCCGGCGAAGTACTCACCGCCCGGGGTTGCGCCGCCGAACCACAGCACCAGCAGCCCGAAGACGACGGCGATGCCGATGTAGACCGCCGACCAGGTGGCCGCCTCGCGCAGCGAGGGTGCGTGCGGGGTCCGGACGTGGCCGACGAAGTCGAAGACCAGCATCCCGACGATCGCGGCGATCGTGATCGCCCAGATCCAGAAGGGGACGTCCATGCGTGTGTTCCTCCGGTGCTACTGGCGGGTGCGTCAGTGCCCGGAGGTCTCTCCCACCGACCTGGTCAGGTCGGCCGGCAGCGCCGGAGGTCATGGGACCTCGTGTTGACGACGGTGCCGCGGCGGGATACTCCCCTCCACGTCGAACCGCTCCTGCCCAGGCGTCATCGCCGGACCTGACGCGGTTCGTCATGAGGGTGAACGCTCAACCGGTGGTGCGGGTTCCCAGCGGACGCACATTTCGCCTGACCGGTCCGGCAGCCCGCAGCGGTGTGCGCGCAGGCCGGGTTCCCGGGGTCGGGACCCGGCCTGGGCGCGCACCGTCAGCTCACGGCGGCCGCCGGCTCAGGCGTGGGCGGCGTCGAACTGGCGCAGCTCGCGCTTGAGCTCGTTCAGCTCGTCGCGCAGGCGGGCGGCGACCTCGAACTGCAGCTCGCGGGCGGCCGCCAGCATCTGCTCGTTCATGTTGGTGATCATGTCGGCGAGCTCGTTGCGCGGCAGGCCCTGCACGTCGATCGAGCCGGCCTTGGCCTTGCTCTTCGACGACAGCCCCGGCACCGGCGACTTGCCCCGCGACTGCTGCCGGCCCGACCCGCCCAGCAGCTCGGTCGAGGCCTCGGCGTCCTCCGCGGCCTTGTAGATGCCGTCGAGGATGTCGACGATCTTCTTCCGCAGCGGCGTCGGGTCGATGCCGTGCTCGGTGTTGTAGGCCATCTGCTTCTCGCGCCGGCGGCTGGTCTCGTCGATCGCCTGCGCCATCGACGGGGTGATCTTGTCGGCGTACATGTGCACCTGCCCGGACACGTTGCGCGCGGCGCGGCCGATCGTCTGGATCAGCGACGTCCCGGAGCGGAGGAAGCCCTCCTTGTCCGCGTCGAGGATCGCCACCAGCGACACCTCGGGCAGGTCGAGCCCCTCGCGCAGCAGGTTGATGCCGACGAGCACGTCGTACTCGCCCTGGCGCAGCTCGCGCAGCAGCTCCACCCGGCGCAGCGTGTCGACCTCGGAGTGCAGGTAGCGGACCTTGATGCCGAGCTCGAGCAGGTAGTCGGTGAGGTCCTCGGACATCTTCTTGGTCAGCGTGGTGACCAGGACCCGCTCGTCCTTCTCGGTGCGCAGCCGGATCTCGTGCACCAGGTCGTCGATCTGGCCCTTGGTCGGCTTGACCACCACCTCGGGGTCGATCAGCCCGGTGGGGCGGATGACCTGCTCCACCACGTCACCCTGGACCCGACCGAGCTCGTAGTGCCCCGGCGTGGCCGACAGGTAGACCGTCTGGTGGATCCGGTCGGTGAACTCCTCCCACTTCAGCGGCCGGTTGTCCATCGCCGAGGGCAGCCGGAAGCCGTGCTCGACGAGGGTGCGCTTGCGGCTCATGTCGCCCTCGTACATGCCGCCGATCTGCGGCACCGTCACGTGCGACTCGTCGATGACGAGCAGGAAGTCGTCGGGGAAGTAGTCGATGAGGCAGGCACCGGCCGACCCGGGCGCGCGGCCGTCGATGTGCCGGGAGTAGTTCTCGATCCCGGAGCAGAACCCGACCTGGCGCATCATCTCGATGTCGTAGGTGGTGCGCATGCGCAGCCGCTGGGACTCCAGCAGCTTGCCCTGCTTGTCCAGCTCGGCGAGCCGCTGCTCCAGCTCGGCCTCGATGGTCTGGATCGCCCGCTCCATCCGCTCCGGGCCGGCGACGTAGTGGGTGGCCGGGAAGACGAACAGCTCGTCGACCTCGCGCACGACCTCGCCGGTGAGGGGGTGCAGGTAGTACAGCCGCTCGATCTCGTCGCCGAACATCTCGATCCGGCAGGCGAGCTCCTCGTAGACCGGGAACACCTCGATCGTGTCGCCGCGGACCCGGAACGTGCCGCGGGTGAACGACAGGTCGTTGCGGGTGTACTGCTCGGTGACCAGGGTGCGCAGCAGCTCGTCGCGCTCGCGCTGCTCGCCGACCTTCACCTTGAGCGCGCGCTCCACGTACTCCTGCGGCGTGCCCAGGCCGTAGATGCAGGAGACGGTCGAGACGACGATCACGTCGCGCCGGGTGAGCAGGCTGTTGGTCGCCGAGTGCCGGAGCCGCTCGACCTCCTCGTTGATCGAGGAGTCCTTCTCGATGTAGGTGTCCGTCTGCGGGACGTAGGCCTCGGGCTGGTAGTAGTCGTAGTAGGAGACGAAGTACTCGACGGCGGCGTCGGGCATCAGCTCCTTGAACTCGTTGGCCAGCTGGGCGGCGAGGGTCTTGTTCGGGGCCATGACCAGCGTCGGGCGCTGCACCTGCTCGATCAGCCAGGCGGTGGTCGCCGACTTGCCGGTGCCGGTGGCACCCAGCAGCACGGTGTCCGTCTCCCCCGCGTTGACCCGCTCGGCGAGGGCCTTGATCGCCGTCGGCTGGTCACCGGAGGGCTCGAACTCGCTGACGACCTGGAACCGCCCGCGGGTGGGCCGGATGTCGGTGGAGGTGGACACGCCGTCGACGGTACGACGGGGGTGCGACAGAACGGGAGCTCCCGTCGTCCCGCGGTGCTGGCGGACGACGGAGTGCAGGTCAGCGGGCCGTTCGACCGGGGCTGGCACACTCCGGGCACGTGCTGCCCGCACGAGCGGCCCCGCACACGTGTCCTGGGTCATGCCAGGTGTGCGGAGGCCCGACTGCGGGCATCCGACAGCGAACCCCCCGGTTCAGCTGCCACGACCCATGCCCCGCGCCTGCGCCGGGGCGCTCAGCAGGAGGACGACCTTCCCCATGACCACCCAGGTGTGGCCCGGTTCCGCTTACCCCCTCGGCGCGACCTACGACGGCACCGGCACCAACTTCGCGATCTTCAGCGAGGTGGCCGAGAAGGTCGAGCTGTGCCTCTTCGACGAGGCCGGCAACGAGACGCGCATCCGCCTCCCGGAGATGGACGCCTACGTCTGGCACGCCTTCCTCCCCGGCATCCAGCCCGGGCAGCGCTACGGCTTCCGGGTGCACGGCCCGCACGACCCCGCGCAGGGCCTGCGGTGCAACCCGGCCAAGCTGCTCCTCGACCCGTACGCCAAGGCCATCGACGGCCAGATCGACTGGGACGAGTCGGTCTTCGGCTACCGCTTCGAGAACGGCGAGAAGAACGACGACGACTCCGCGGCGCACATGCCGAAGTCCGTCGTCATCAACCCGTACTTCGACTGGGGCGTGGACCGCCCGCCGAAGACGCCGTACAACAAGACGGTCATCTACGAGGCCCACGTCAAGGGGCTGACGATGACCCACCCGCGGGTGCCGGAGGCGCTGCGCGGCACCTACGCCGGCGTCGCGCACCCCGCGGTCATCGAGCACCTGCAGAGCCTGGGGATCACCGCCATCGAGCTGATGCCGGTGCACCAGTTCGTGCAGGACGACACCCTGCAGCAGAAGGGCCTGCGCAACTACTGGGGCTACAACACGATCGGCTTCTTCGCTCCGCACAACGAGTACGCGCAGGACACCGACGGCCAGCAGGTCCAGGAGTTCAAGGGCATGGTCCGCGCCCTGCACGAGGCGGGCATCGAGGTCATCCTCGACGTGGTCTACAACCACACCGCCGAGGGCAACCACATGGGCCCGACGCTGTCGTTCCGCGGCATCGACAACCAGGCCTACTACCGCCTGGTCGAGGACGACAAGCAGTACTACATGGACACCACCGGCACCGGGAACTCGCTGAACGTGGCGACCCCGCAGTCGCTGCAGCTGATCATGGACTCGCTGCGTTACTGGGTGACCGAGATGCACGTCGACGGCTTCCGCTTCGACCTCGCCTCGTCGCTGGCCCGCCAGTTCCACGAGGTCGACCGGCTGTCGGCGTTCTTCGACCTGTGCCACCAGGACCCGATCGTCAGCCAGGTCAAGCTGATCGCCGAGCCCTGGGACATCGGTGACGGCGGCTACCAGGTCGGCAACTTCCCGGCGCTGTGGACGGAGTGGAACGGCAAGTACCGGGACACGGTCCGGGACTTCTGGCGGGGCGAGGACGCCACCATCGGCGAGTTCGCCAGCCGCATCTCCGGCTCCGCCGACCTGTACCAGCACTCCGGCCGGCGCCCGGTGGCGAGCATCAACTTCGTCACCGCGCACGACGGCTTCACCCTCAACGACCTGGTCTCCTACAACGAGAAGCACAACGAGGCCAACGGCGAGGACAACAACGACGGCGAGAGCCACAACCGCAGCTGGAACTGCGGCGTCGAGGGGCCGACCGACGACCCGGAGATCCTGGCGCTGCGGGCGCAGCAGCGGCGCAACTTCATCGCCTCGCTGATGCTCAGCCAGGGCGTGCCGATGCTGCTGCACGGCGACGAGCTCGGGCGCACCCAGGGCGGCAACAACAACGGCTACTGCCAGGACGACGAGATCACCTGGATCGACTGGGAGAACGTCGACGAGGGCCTGCTGGAGTTCACCAAGCTGGTCACCAAGCTGCGCACCGACCACCCGACCTTCCGGCGCCGGCGGTTCTTCCACGGCCGCCCGGTGCGCCGCGAGGAGGGCGACCCGGTGCAGGACATCGCCTGGCTGACCCCGGCGGGCGAGGTCATGGACGACGACGACTGGGACGTCGGCTTCGCCAAGTCGCTGGCCATGTACCTCAACGGCCACGGCATCCGGGAGACCGACGAGCGCGGCGAGGACGTGGTCGACGACTGCTTCTACCTCGCGTTCAACGCCTCCCACGAGCCGATCGACTTCACCCTGCCCAGCACCG comes from the Modestobacter italicus genome and includes:
- a CDS encoding DUF2891 domain-containing protein translates to MTPELLAAAPELAATALRTVREEFPNGLYVHYTGPGDAPVRPRDRHPAFYGSYDWHSAVEMHWVLLRLLRVAPAAVPAAAVRAVLDEHWTPEAIAAEVAFAVAQPGWERPYGWAWALTLVEEAASWAAAPDAPDDVRRWAAVLQPLADHFLGAFARWLPAATYPVRSGLHPNSAFGLLMALPAARRAGSADVLTDAALRWFGGDVDAPVRWEPSGSDFLSPSLVEAVLMTAVLPDPGPWLTRFLPDPRFTPAVVADVSDGQTAHLHGLNLSRAWCLRRLARALPASADRLLAAAGEHAAAALPHVSGSDYMVEHWLAAYALLYLDEQY
- a CDS encoding S9 family peptidase, which codes for MRPTDLSLLRVPGVPTVSPDGATAVVAVTRLDLDADEYRSQLWTVPTDGSEPARPLTHGHRDTEPVYSPDGRWLAYLSAEPKGKPQLHVLATAGGVARALTDHHLGAGTPVWSPDSRRLAYTARVPEAGRYGTDEDVPPAAEAPRLITTLTYRADGVGFTNDRRSHVFVVDLPAETEDDGVAPPTPFQVTGGDVDDTDVTWSPSGAELAFVSARHEGADTDRVSDVYTVRPDGTGLRKVTASRSAVAHPAYDPDDPDGSTIYLTAQPDLGPLGRDFVGRNTTLCRVPAAGGEVEPLLDPEEHDRGDETPATVVAGGAAFFGVQRRGAVELLRVPLSGGAPEALVDGHYTVRGIAVGGGVVVATVAHDRSAGELIAVTPGRRRLITGFGAPLQATGRLHRMRETTATAPDGYPVHGWVTTPPGPGPHPVLLTVHGGPFAQYGWTLFDETQAYVEAGYAVLQCNPRGSSGYGEAHGRVIKEHMGELDADDVVAFLDAALEDPTLDSSRVGIMGGSYGGFMTTLLVGRTDRFVAAISERAFNDPVSFVGSSDIGFFFPDEYVGTDPERVAAQSPMASAHRITTPTMVIHSEEDWRCPLEQGTRLFVELKRRGVPTELLLFPGEGHELSRSGRPKHRQARLEHVLRWWGRWLPTPQNSSAVAALPAGQASSNGRAPHAEPLTVQATRLP
- a CDS encoding metal-dependent hydrolase family protein, which codes for MTRRVFSGGRVLDGTGAPAAPADVLVEDGRIVDVGPGLDGDEVVDCTGATVLPGLFDCHVHVMMSGVDTLRQLQTPFGYGYYEALHNLRRTLAQGITSVRDAGGADLGVAEAVRSGLIAGPRMQIAISMLSQTGGHGDGWHVCGADLPIFAPHPGRPATVVDGPDEMRRTVRQLLRAGADVIKVATSGGVLSARDDPRHPHFRAAELDVLVEEAEAAGVHVMSHAQGAGGIKAAVRAGIRSIEHGIFLDDEAIELMLQRGTWLVPTLAAPRAVLAAVAAGASLPQSVIDKARNVQAAHDESVGRAIAAGVKVAMGTDSGVGPHGDNLVELGLMADCGMRPEQAWHATTLSAAELLGVADQLGSLEPGKRADVVVLEGDATDLTGLSGRVREVWRDGELVATGGATVEAGTVPPR
- a CDS encoding MIP/aquaporin family protein, giving the protein MSGLYGSSTTQNVPRVAVAELIGTYLLVLAGTSVAVAALLDQPIAGGTADSLAIALAFGLALVALVNALGHVSGAHLNPAVTVALAATGAFPWRYVPAYLLAQLGGAVLASLTVWLTYGDAARDQASLAATLPGGGVSTLTVFVIEAVVTFFLVLVIVSVATDSRVAKGAAGLAVGFTLAVCVLVAGPLSGGAVNPARALGPMIVAGEFDGAWAYVLGPVLGAVLAAVLYARFLSRGQDPAQAEDPATSAA
- a CDS encoding TerC family protein, whose product is MELPVWFEVATFVGLTVLLLADLALVVRRPHEPSVKEATAWVVFYVALALAFGVVVLAVTNGQFATEFYAGWLTEYSLSVDNLFVFVIIMARFQVPRKLQQEVLMVGIIIALVLRGVFILLGAAVIERFTWVFYIFGAFLVYTAINLVRNRDEDEDYEENALIRRMRKVLPITKDFHESKIRVTEGGKKYWTPMIVVFLALGTTDLLFALDSIPAIFGLTKEPFIVFTANIFALMGLRQLYFLLGGLLKRLVYLSIGLAVILAFIGVKLIMEALHTNELPFINGGEPIEAVPEIPIWLSLSVILGVLVVATVASLLKTRGQTPDDDERPQVAGGEQQVQTDDSGRTAAATEADEPRRT
- a CDS encoding TerC family protein translates to MDVPFWIWAITIAAIVGMLVFDFVGHVRTPHAPSLREAATWSAVYIGIAVVFGLLVLWFGGATPGGEYFAGYITEKSLSVDNLFVFVLIMASFGVPRIAQQKVLLFGITFALVLRTIFILVGAAAIENFSWVFYLFGAILIYTAWVQARSGGHGGEEEYQENAVLRLVRKVVPTTEEHHDDKMTVKLQGKRYITPLAIALIAIGTADIIFAVDSIPAIFGLTQDTYLVFAANAFSLLGLRQLFFLIDGLLDRLVYLAYGLAVILAFIGAKLVIHALHTNELSWVNGGEHITVIPEIPTWLSLAVILVTLVVTTLTSLRHDRKVRERRQARDAARPVEAGTAAGTGTNSDTYTGTDDDADPVDEQVRPAAGR